From the Balearica regulorum gibbericeps isolate bBalReg1 chromosome 4, bBalReg1.pri, whole genome shotgun sequence genome, one window contains:
- the CEP44 gene encoding centrosomal protein of 44 kDa isoform X1, translating into MATGDLKGSLRKIEQGLRLLNYPRDVDYTALVKGDPAAFLPIISYSFTSFSTYIAELLVKCDVELTAKSDLRFIEAIYKLLRDQFQYKPILTKQQFLQFGFAERKMQIVCDIINCVIKKHKELSNSNKVKSQTRRNVRSFKYEIWSNCDKVLADPSGSALNSKQKPQVERHSGNEVSGDLHPLPLPAQGSNEGELYLNHDVVEVKCEQVIEDNSQIEFLKSQLADCQEKLHKLDWMEGKLHVLEEKLKGKVIIDEKDWNNLLSRVLLLETELLLQSKKRDLSTDFSNISQEYTSNRVPVSPDTERKEEMPECLHQLSGYSSLLSTDPSPEAMTINSHNLTDISKETTRQRMERISKIIEETSELLKTSSNTSEKT; encoded by the exons ATGGCAACAGGAGACCTCAAAGGAAGTTTGAGAAAAATAGAACAAGGACTTCGCTTGTTAAATTATCCAAGAGATGTGGATTATACAGC GTTAGTAAAGGGTGATCCAGCTGCATTTTTACCTATCATCAGCTAttcttttacatctttttcaACTTACATAGCAGAACTTTTGGTAAAGTGCGATGTGGAACTCACGGCAAAAAGTGACTTGCGTTTTATTGAAGCTATTTATAAG CTTCTTAGAGATCAATTTCAGTATAAACCGATTTTAACAAAACAGCAGTTTCTTCAGTTTGGCTTTGcggaaagaaaaatgcagattgtTTGTGACATTATCAACTGTGTGATCAAAAAACATAAGGAATTAAGTAACTCGAATAAG GTTAAATCCCAAACAAGGAGAAATGTCAgatcttttaaatatgaaatatggtCAAATTGTGATAAAGTCCTTGCTGATCCTAGTGGCAGTGCTCTGAATTCCAAACAG AAGCCTCAAGTAGAACGGCACTCAGGAAATGAAGTTAGTGGTGACCTTCATCCACTACCCCTTCCAGCACAGGGAAGTAATGAAGGAGAATTGTATCTAAATCATGATGTTGTGGAAGTTAAATGTGAACAA GTCATAGAAGATAATTCTCAGATTGAGTTCTTGAAGAGTCAGCTTGCTGATTGTCAGGAAAAGCTTCATAAGCTAGATTGGATGGAAGGTAAACTACACGTTTtagaagagaaactgaaaggaAAGGTGATCATAGATGAGAAGGACTGGAATAATTTGTTGAGTCGAGTTTTGCTTCTTGAAACAGAACTGTTGTTGCAATCCAAAAAG AGAGACTTGTCTACAGACTTCAGCAATATAAGTCAAGAATATACTTCTAATAGGGTTCCAGTTTCTCCTG atacagagaggaaagaggagatgcCAGAGTGTCTCCATCAGTTGTCTGGATACAGTTCACTATTATCCACAGACCCATCTCCCGAAGCCATGACCATTAATTCTCATAATCTGACAGACATTTCAAAG GAGACAACAAGACAAAGAATGGAAAGGATAAGTAAAAT aattgaaGAAACCTCAGAATTGTTGAAAACATCAAGCAACACCTCTGAGAAGACCTGA
- the CEP44 gene encoding centrosomal protein of 44 kDa isoform X2, producing the protein MATGDLKGSLRKIEQGLRLLNYPRDVDYTALVKGDPAAFLPIISYSFTSFSTYIAELLVKCDVELTAKSDLRFIEAIYKLLRDQFQYKPILTKQQFLQFGFAERKMQIVCDIINCVIKKHKELSNSNKVKSQTRRNVRSFKYEIWSNCDKVLADPSGSALNSKQPQVERHSGNEVSGDLHPLPLPAQGSNEGELYLNHDVVEVKCEQVIEDNSQIEFLKSQLADCQEKLHKLDWMEGKLHVLEEKLKGKVIIDEKDWNNLLSRVLLLETELLLQSKKRDLSTDFSNISQEYTSNRVPVSPDTERKEEMPECLHQLSGYSSLLSTDPSPEAMTINSHNLTDISKETTRQRMERISKIIEETSELLKTSSNTSEKT; encoded by the exons ATGGCAACAGGAGACCTCAAAGGAAGTTTGAGAAAAATAGAACAAGGACTTCGCTTGTTAAATTATCCAAGAGATGTGGATTATACAGC GTTAGTAAAGGGTGATCCAGCTGCATTTTTACCTATCATCAGCTAttcttttacatctttttcaACTTACATAGCAGAACTTTTGGTAAAGTGCGATGTGGAACTCACGGCAAAAAGTGACTTGCGTTTTATTGAAGCTATTTATAAG CTTCTTAGAGATCAATTTCAGTATAAACCGATTTTAACAAAACAGCAGTTTCTTCAGTTTGGCTTTGcggaaagaaaaatgcagattgtTTGTGACATTATCAACTGTGTGATCAAAAAACATAAGGAATTAAGTAACTCGAATAAG GTTAAATCCCAAACAAGGAGAAATGTCAgatcttttaaatatgaaatatggtCAAATTGTGATAAAGTCCTTGCTGATCCTAGTGGCAGTGCTCTGAATTCCAAACAG CCTCAAGTAGAACGGCACTCAGGAAATGAAGTTAGTGGTGACCTTCATCCACTACCCCTTCCAGCACAGGGAAGTAATGAAGGAGAATTGTATCTAAATCATGATGTTGTGGAAGTTAAATGTGAACAA GTCATAGAAGATAATTCTCAGATTGAGTTCTTGAAGAGTCAGCTTGCTGATTGTCAGGAAAAGCTTCATAAGCTAGATTGGATGGAAGGTAAACTACACGTTTtagaagagaaactgaaaggaAAGGTGATCATAGATGAGAAGGACTGGAATAATTTGTTGAGTCGAGTTTTGCTTCTTGAAACAGAACTGTTGTTGCAATCCAAAAAG AGAGACTTGTCTACAGACTTCAGCAATATAAGTCAAGAATATACTTCTAATAGGGTTCCAGTTTCTCCTG atacagagaggaaagaggagatgcCAGAGTGTCTCCATCAGTTGTCTGGATACAGTTCACTATTATCCACAGACCCATCTCCCGAAGCCATGACCATTAATTCTCATAATCTGACAGACATTTCAAAG GAGACAACAAGACAAAGAATGGAAAGGATAAGTAAAAT aattgaaGAAACCTCAGAATTGTTGAAAACATCAAGCAACACCTCTGAGAAGACCTGA